A single window of Rhizobium sp. SL42 DNA harbors:
- a CDS encoding HD domain-containing protein: MPETLTATAFAPFEALAAQLLPYAVDTDDGSHDIAHIHRVFRNAMRIHASEGGIGEVLAAAVLLHDCVAVEKDSPLRAQASRLAAEKASGILAGLGWNDTRIAAVSHAVLTHSFSANIAPESTEAKILQDADRLDAIGMVGVARCFYIAGRMSSGLYDPADPEARDRPLDDRRFAIDHFPAKLLKLSDGFQTAAGRDLATERHERLTHFLSLFHDEI; this comes from the coding sequence ATGCCCGAGACATTGACCGCAACCGCCTTTGCGCCTTTCGAAGCCCTGGCTGCGCAACTCCTGCCGTACGCTGTGGATACGGATGACGGCTCGCATGACATCGCCCATATCCACCGCGTGTTCCGCAACGCGATGCGCATTCACGCAAGCGAGGGGGGAATTGGCGAGGTGCTGGCTGCAGCCGTGCTGCTGCACGATTGCGTGGCGGTCGAGAAAGACTCGCCACTGCGCGCCCAGGCATCCCGTCTGGCGGCCGAAAAGGCATCCGGCATCCTTGCCGGCCTCGGCTGGAACGATACCCGGATCGCAGCCGTCTCCCATGCCGTTCTGACGCACAGCTTTTCCGCCAACATCGCCCCGGAAAGTACCGAAGCGAAGATCCTGCAGGATGCTGACAGGCTTGACGCGATCGGCATGGTCGGCGTGGCACGCTGTTTCTATATTGCCGGCCGCATGAGCTCGGGGCTCTACGATCCGGCCGACCCCGAGGCCAGAGACCGGCCACTTGACGACAGGCGTTTTGCCATCGACCATTTCCCGGCCAAGCTGCTGAAGCTCTCCGACGGGTTCCAGACGGCGGCCGGCCGCGATCTTGCCACCGAGCGGCACGAGCGCCTGACCCACTTCCTGTCCCTGTTCCACGATGAAATCTGA
- a CDS encoding DUF2339 domain-containing protein — protein sequence MLETLVLILVGILFVTQRGASKRISKLEHDMASLNERLAMPLAAPAVSPETAPSLAPKDVGQQSPEQPPVVAAIEVGEADADRDVETSEHAVDVTPASAADAETIAARTPSAGNSDTLENLLGARWAVWAGGLALALGGLFLVRYSIESGLLGPAVRLTLAALFGLLLFAGGELVRRKALPKMAALHENAMIPGILTAAGALTLFGAIYAAHGVYDFIGATTAFLLLSLVAFAVLSLSMLHGQALAGLGLAGSMITPALVSSTSPSPWTLFGFLTVSLIATAAASRFRGWNIVPSMAHAGLGLWALVYIAFSEPVDLTPATLALIAMVASWLLIWPGTTFSAEPDDTAVSWENLGKLAIRGAVGLDITMALAVLLPALAFLLVGSVADLFPLYASAVLIASLAAAGAARHGAFWPTVLATSGAVLLVLAEAALTTNVLWMLGSALGNTAALPSLGGLQIVVSLGLGGIFLLLGLAFIRHRGASDPIFATLWAGIAVAVPTVLAAVSFVFYGVYSRDWTHGIYGIAVGLVLIAAAEVIGKIDRQNDLQRARDLLVAGSFAALAFALHALTDGIVTTILLSVLGFAFLMATRLRPWSGLPWMMAAASVGVLLRIGWEPTLVGADALGRTPLFNALLPGYGIPALLAAVAAYELRQWPGARVRNALQAIASLLGLLAVAILIRHAMNGGVLDDSVPTLGEQSIYTLLFIGLSGIMMTLDLKSPSPVFRYGSMAAGVISMLQVLTAHLGALNPFFTGENTGNWPLINLLLIGYLLPGLAYAGLALYARDKRPLPYVTLLAVSGAALGFAWVTLSVRRFWQGEFIAEWKGFLQAETYSYSVAWLMIGVGLLVLGSRLNARSLRIASAVLVMLSVGKAFLIDMSNLEGVLRALSFIGLGAVLIGIGLFYQKILSRRSSPSTGIEAETGANLPAPTEEAAEKG from the coding sequence ATGCTCGAAACCCTGGTCCTGATCCTTGTCGGCATCCTGTTCGTCACCCAGCGCGGTGCGAGCAAGCGCATTTCAAAGCTCGAGCACGATATGGCCAGCCTGAACGAGCGGCTGGCGATGCCGCTTGCAGCACCCGCCGTCTCGCCCGAAACCGCACCGAGCCTTGCGCCGAAGGACGTTGGCCAGCAATCGCCGGAACAGCCGCCCGTTGTGGCTGCAATCGAAGTAGGCGAAGCGGACGCGGACCGGGACGTCGAAACAAGCGAGCATGCTGTTGACGTGACACCGGCGAGTGCGGCGGACGCTGAGACCATTGCAGCGCGCACGCCGTCGGCCGGAAATTCCGACACGCTCGAAAACCTGCTCGGTGCACGCTGGGCGGTCTGGGCGGGTGGCCTTGCCCTGGCGCTCGGCGGACTGTTCCTCGTGCGCTATTCGATCGAAAGCGGTCTGCTCGGTCCGGCTGTCCGGCTGACGCTTGCCGCCCTGTTCGGTCTGCTCCTGTTTGCCGGCGGTGAACTCGTGCGGCGCAAGGCCTTGCCGAAGATGGCGGCTCTGCATGAAAACGCAATGATCCCGGGCATCCTGACAGCCGCCGGAGCGCTGACGCTGTTCGGCGCGATCTATGCGGCACACGGTGTCTACGACTTCATCGGAGCGACCACCGCCTTCCTGCTTCTGTCGCTCGTGGCCTTTGCCGTGCTTAGCCTGTCGATGCTGCATGGCCAGGCGCTGGCAGGACTTGGTCTCGCCGGCTCGATGATCACGCCGGCGCTGGTTTCCAGCACCTCGCCAAGCCCGTGGACACTGTTCGGCTTCCTCACGGTATCTCTGATCGCCACGGCTGCCGCCTCGCGTTTCCGGGGCTGGAACATCGTGCCTTCGATGGCCCATGCCGGTCTCGGACTCTGGGCGCTGGTCTATATCGCCTTCAGCGAGCCGGTGGACCTGACGCCGGCGACGCTGGCGTTGATTGCCATGGTCGCCAGTTGGCTGCTGATCTGGCCGGGCACGACATTCAGCGCGGAGCCGGACGATACGGCTGTGTCCTGGGAAAATCTTGGCAAACTCGCTATTCGCGGCGCCGTTGGCCTCGACATCACGATGGCGCTCGCCGTGCTCTTGCCGGCGCTGGCATTTCTGCTCGTCGGCAGCGTGGCGGATCTCTTTCCCCTCTATGCCTCAGCGGTACTGATCGCGTCGCTTGCGGCGGCAGGTGCTGCCCGTCATGGCGCATTCTGGCCGACCGTGCTTGCGACAAGCGGCGCCGTTCTACTTGTCCTGGCCGAAGCCGCGTTGACGACGAATGTTCTCTGGATGCTCGGCTCGGCGCTGGGCAATACTGCCGCCCTGCCCAGCCTTGGCGGTTTGCAGATCGTCGTGTCTCTGGGGCTCGGCGGGATATTCCTGCTGCTCGGCCTTGCCTTCATCCGCCATCGCGGCGCAAGCGATCCGATCTTCGCCACGCTGTGGGCCGGAATTGCGGTCGCCGTTCCGACCGTGCTCGCCGCGGTCAGCTTCGTCTTCTACGGCGTCTACAGCCGCGACTGGACCCATGGCATCTACGGGATTGCAGTCGGTCTCGTGCTGATTGCTGCGGCCGAGGTGATCGGCAAGATCGATCGACAGAATGACCTGCAGCGCGCCCGCGACCTGTTAGTTGCCGGCAGTTTCGCAGCTTTGGCGTTCGCCCTGCATGCACTGACCGACGGCATCGTCACGACCATCCTTCTCTCTGTGCTCGGTTTTGCTTTCCTGATGGCTACGCGCCTGCGCCCCTGGAGTGGATTGCCGTGGATGATGGCGGCAGCCTCGGTCGGCGTGCTGCTGCGCATCGGCTGGGAGCCGACGCTGGTTGGTGCGGACGCGCTGGGAAGGACGCCGCTTTTCAACGCGCTTCTGCCCGGTTATGGCATCCCGGCACTTCTGGCCGCAGTGGCGGCCTACGAATTGCGTCAATGGCCGGGCGCGCGCGTCCGCAACGCCTTGCAGGCGATCGCCAGCCTGCTCGGTCTTCTTGCCGTCGCAATCCTCATCCGCCATGCGATGAACGGCGGCGTGCTCGACGACAGCGTGCCGACGCTCGGTGAGCAATCGATCTACACGCTGCTGTTCATCGGCCTTTCCGGGATCATGATGACGCTGGATCTGAAATCGCCAAGCCCGGTGTTCCGCTACGGGTCGATGGCGGCCGGCGTGATTTCCATGCTGCAGGTGCTGACTGCGCATCTCGGCGCGCTGAACCCGTTCTTCACCGGGGAAAACACGGGCAACTGGCCGCTGATCAACCTGCTGCTGATCGGCTACCTTTTGCCTGGCCTCGCCTATGCCGGGCTGGCCCTATACGCCCGCGACAAGCGGCCCCTGCCCTATGTGACGCTCCTGGCCGTCAGTGGCGCGGCCCTCGGCTTTGCCTGGGTGACGCTCAGCGTGCGCCGCTTCTGGCAGGGCGAATTCATTGCCGAATGGAAGGGCTTCCTGCAGGCTGAGACCTACAGCTATTCGGTCGCCTGGCTTATGATCGGCGTTGGGCTTCTGGTGCTCGGCTCCCGGCTGAACGCCCGCAGCCTGCGCATCGCCTCTGCGGTGCTGGTCATGCTGTCGGTCGGCAAGGCGTTTCTGATCGACATGAGCAATCTCGAAGGCGTGCTGAGGGCCCTGTCCTTCATCGGGCTTGGCGCGGTGCTGATCGGCATAGGGCTGTTCTATCAGAAGATCCTCAGCAGAAGGTCATCGCCGAGCACCGGCATTGAAGCTGAAACCGGGGCAAATCTCCCTGCGCCGACAGAAGAGGCGGCGGAGAAAGGCTGA
- the nadA gene encoding quinolinate synthase NadA: MEDANALKADTARASSRTAAERFGVLERPDLSYTPAVAKETAHLYDKVRDFIPAIEWPVFAPYIHAINRIKKERGAVILAHNYQTPEIFHCVADIKGDSLQLARDATRVDAEIIVQCGVHFMAETSKLLNPAKTVLIPDGRAGCSLSESITGADVRLLRQRYPGVPVVTYVNTSADVKAETDICCTSANAVDVVNSFDSDTVLCIPDEYLAMNVANQTTKKILTWKGHCEVHERFTADELLEYKRADPRIEIVAHPECHPSVLAVSDYAGSTKGMIDYVKTNRPARVLLVTECSMASNIQVELPDVDFVKPCNLCPHMKRITLPKILDSLLYMTEEVTVDPAIAGRARLAVERMINLKN, encoded by the coding sequence ATGGAAGACGCAAATGCACTGAAGGCCGATACGGCCAGGGCATCGTCACGTACCGCCGCCGAGCGTTTCGGCGTGCTGGAGCGTCCTGACCTCAGCTATACCCCGGCCGTCGCCAAGGAAACCGCGCATCTCTATGACAAGGTGCGGGATTTCATTCCGGCAATCGAATGGCCTGTGTTCGCCCCCTATATCCATGCGATCAATCGTATCAAGAAGGAGCGTGGCGCGGTCATCCTCGCCCACAACTACCAGACGCCGGAGATTTTCCACTGCGTCGCCGACATCAAGGGCGATTCGCTGCAGCTCGCCCGCGATGCTACCCGTGTTGATGCGGAGATCATCGTCCAGTGTGGCGTGCATTTCATGGCCGAGACCTCGAAACTGCTCAATCCGGCAAAGACCGTTCTGATCCCGGATGGCCGCGCCGGCTGTTCCCTGTCGGAATCGATCACCGGCGCCGATGTCCGTCTTTTGAGACAGCGGTATCCTGGCGTGCCGGTTGTCACCTATGTCAACACCTCCGCTGATGTGAAGGCCGAGACCGATATCTGCTGTACCTCGGCCAATGCGGTTGACGTGGTCAACAGTTTCGACAGCGACACGGTCCTGTGCATCCCGGACGAGTATCTGGCGATGAACGTCGCCAACCAGACGACCAAGAAGATCCTGACCTGGAAAGGCCATTGCGAGGTGCACGAGCGCTTCACGGCCGACGAACTGCTCGAATACAAGCGCGCCGATCCCCGCATCGAGATCGTCGCGCACCCGGAATGCCATCCGAGCGTGCTTGCGGTCTCCGACTATGCCGGCTCGACCAAGGGCATGATCGACTACGTCAAGACGAATAGGCCGGCTCGCGTGCTGCTGGTCACCGAATGCTCGATGGCCTCGAATATCCAGGTCGAACTGCCCGACGTCGACTTCGTCAAGCCATGCAATCTCTGTCCGCACATGAAGCGGATCACCCTGCCGAAGATCCTCGACAGCCTGCTCTATATGACGGAGGAGGTGACAGTGGATCCGGCGATTGCCGGCCGCGCGCGCTTGGCAGTCGAGCGGATGATCAATTTGAAGAACTAG